In Pseudomonas sp. R76, one genomic interval encodes:
- a CDS encoding replication-associated recombination protein A: MDLFRSDPIAQPLAARLRSTNLDEYVGQEHLLARGKPLREALEQGALHSMIFWGPPGVGKTTLARLLAKVSDAHFETVSAVLAGVKEIRQAVEVAKQQAGQYGKRTILFVDEVHRFNKSQQDAFLPYVEDGTLIFIGATTENPSFELNNALLSRARVYVLKSLDEAAMRKLLQRALGEDKGLGKRQLSLSDEGFKILLSAADGDGRRFLNLLENASDLAEDNSEIGVDLLQSLLGDTRRRFDKGGEAFYDQISALHKSVRGSNPDGALYWFARMIDGGCDPLYLARRVVRMASEDIGNADPRALSLCLAAWEVQERLGSPEGELAVAQAITYLACAPKSNAVYMGFKSALRAAAEHGSLEVPLHLRNAPTKLMKQLGYGDEYRYAHDEPDAYAAGEDYFPDELEPQPFYQPVPRGLELKIGEKLNHLAQLDRLSPKQRRK, translated from the coding sequence ATGGATTTGTTTCGAAGTGACCCGATTGCTCAACCCTTGGCCGCGCGCTTGCGTTCGACCAACCTGGATGAGTACGTCGGGCAAGAACACCTGCTCGCTCGCGGCAAGCCTTTGCGCGAAGCCCTGGAGCAGGGTGCGCTGCATTCGATGATTTTCTGGGGGCCGCCGGGGGTGGGTAAAACCACCCTGGCGCGGTTGCTGGCGAAGGTCTCGGATGCGCACTTCGAAACGGTTTCGGCGGTGCTGGCCGGGGTCAAGGAGATCCGCCAGGCGGTTGAGGTGGCCAAGCAGCAGGCCGGGCAATACGGCAAGCGCACCATCCTGTTTGTCGACGAAGTGCATCGCTTCAACAAGTCGCAGCAGGATGCGTTCCTGCCCTATGTCGAAGACGGCACGCTGATATTTATCGGTGCGACCACCGAAAACCCTTCGTTTGAATTGAACAATGCCTTGCTCTCGCGGGCGCGGGTCTATGTGCTCAAGAGCCTGGACGAAGCCGCGATGCGCAAGCTATTGCAGCGCGCCTTGGGCGAAGACAAGGGGTTGGGCAAGCGCCAGCTGAGTCTCAGCGACGAAGGCTTCAAGATTTTGCTGAGCGCTGCTGATGGCGACGGTCGCCGATTTCTTAACCTGCTGGAGAACGCGTCCGACCTGGCGGAAGACAACAGCGAGATCGGCGTCGACCTCCTGCAAAGCCTGCTCGGTGACACCCGCCGCCGTTTCGACAAGGGCGGCGAAGCCTTTTATGACCAGATCTCGGCGCTGCACAAATCCGTGCGCGGTTCCAACCCGGATGGCGCGCTGTACTGGTTTGCGCGGATGATCGACGGCGGCTGCGACCCGCTGTACCTCGCGCGCCGCGTGGTGCGCATGGCCAGCGAAGACATCGGCAATGCCGACCCGCGTGCGCTGAGCCTGTGCCTCGCGGCCTGGGAAGTGCAGGAGCGCCTTGGCAGCCCGGAAGGTGAGTTGGCGGTGGCGCAGGCCATTACCTACCTGGCCTGCGCGCCGAAAAGCAACGCGGTGTACATGGGCTTCAAGTCGGCCCTGCGCGCCGCCGCCGAACACGGCTCGCTGGAAGTGCCGTTGCACCTGCGCAACGCGCCGACCAAGCTGATGAAACAATTGGGCTACGGCGACGAATACCGCTATGCCCATGACGAGCCGGACGCCTATGCGGCCGGCGAAGACTATTTCCCCGATGAGCTTGAGCCGCAGCCGTTCTACCAGCCGGTGCCCCGTGGCCTGGAGCTGAAGATCGGCGAAAAACTCAATCACCTCGCCCAACTCGATCGCCTCAGCCCCAAACAGCGGAGAAAGTAG
- the serS gene encoding serine--tRNA ligase, producing MLDSKLLRSNLQDVADRLASRGFALDVARIEALEEQRKTVQTRTEALQAERNARSKSIGQAKQRGEDIAPLMADVERMGTELSDGKVELEGIQSELDSILLGIPNIPHESVPVGEDEDGNVEVRRWGTPKAFDFEIKDHVALGELTGGLDFETAAKMSGARFALLRGPIARMHRALAQFMINLHTGEHGYEEAYTPYLVQAPALMGTSQLPKFEEDLFKISRDGEADLYLIPTAEVSLTNIVAGEILDAKQLPIKFVAHSPCFRSEAGASGRDTRGMIRQHQFDKVEMVQVVEPSTSMEALEGLTANAERVLQLLELPYRVLALCTGDMGFSAVKTYDLEVWVPSQDKYREISSCSNCGDFQARRMQARFRNPETGKPELVHTLNGSGLAVGRTLVAVLENYQQADGSIRVPEVLKPYMAGVEVIG from the coding sequence ATGCTCGATTCCAAACTGTTACGTAGCAACCTTCAGGACGTAGCGGACCGCCTGGCATCCCGTGGCTTTGCCTTGGATGTTGCGCGCATCGAAGCGCTGGAAGAACAGCGCAAGACCGTCCAGACCCGCACCGAAGCACTGCAGGCTGAACGCAATGCGCGCTCCAAATCCATCGGTCAGGCCAAGCAGCGCGGTGAAGACATCGCGCCGCTGATGGCGGACGTCGAGCGCATGGGCACCGAGCTGTCCGACGGCAAGGTCGAGCTGGAAGGCATTCAGAGCGAGCTGGATTCGATCCTGCTGGGCATCCCGAACATTCCGCACGAATCCGTGCCGGTGGGCGAAGACGAAGACGGCAACGTCGAAGTGCGCCGCTGGGGCACGCCGAAAGCCTTTGATTTCGAGATCAAGGACCACGTTGCCCTGGGCGAACTGACCGGTGGCCTGGATTTCGAAACCGCCGCCAAAATGTCCGGCGCACGCTTTGCTTTGCTGCGCGGCCCGATTGCGCGCATGCACCGTGCCCTGGCGCAGTTCATGATCAACCTGCACACCGGCGAGCACGGTTACGAAGAAGCCTACACCCCGTACCTGGTGCAGGCGCCGGCGCTGATGGGCACCAGCCAGCTGCCGAAATTCGAAGAAGACCTGTTCAAGATCAGCCGCGACGGCGAAGCCGACCTGTACCTGATCCCGACGGCCGAAGTGTCGCTGACCAACATCGTCGCCGGCGAAATCCTCGACGCCAAGCAACTGCCGATCAAGTTCGTGGCCCACAGCCCGTGCTTCCGCAGTGAAGCGGGCGCTTCGGGGCGTGATACCCGTGGCATGATCCGCCAGCACCAGTTCGACAAGGTCGAGATGGTGCAAGTGGTCGAGCCGTCGACCTCGATGGAAGCCCTGGAAGGCCTGACTGCCAACGCCGAACGCGTGCTGCAACTGCTGGAGCTGCCGTACCGCGTACTGGCGCTGTGCACTGGCGACATGGGTTTCAGCGCCGTCAAGACTTACGACCTCGAAGTGTGGGTGCCGAGCCAGGACAAGTACCGCGAGATTTCGTCGTGCTCCAACTGCGGCGATTTCCAGGCGCGCCGCATGCAGGCGCGTTTCCGTAACCCGGAAACCGGCAAGCCGGAGCTGGTGCACACCCTCAACGGTTCGGGCCTGGCCGTAGGCCGTACCCTGGTGGCCGTGCTGGAAAACTACCAGCAGGCGGACGGTTCGATCCGTGTGCCTGAGGTGCTCAAGCCGTACATGGCGGGCGTTGAGGTCATCGGCTAA
- a CDS encoding arginyltransferase yields the protein MTELARLKFYATQAHSCSYLPDEQATTLFLDPSQPMDVHVYADLSEMGFRRSGDHLYRPHCQNCNACVPARIPTAQFLPDRNQKRILKRNADLTITATKPHFSEEYFDLYQRYIEQRHADGDMFPPSRDQFSTFLVRDLPFSRFYEFRLEGRLLAVAVTDLLPNGLSAVYTFYEPTEERRSLGRFAILWQIGEALRQELEAVYLGYWIKNCKKMNYKTQYRPIELLINQRWVTLN from the coding sequence ATGACCGAGCTGGCGCGCTTGAAGTTTTATGCCACTCAAGCTCACTCTTGCAGCTATCTGCCCGACGAGCAGGCCACCACGCTGTTCCTCGACCCCAGCCAGCCGATGGACGTGCACGTGTACGCCGACCTGTCGGAGATGGGGTTTCGGCGCAGCGGCGATCACCTGTACCGGCCCCACTGCCAGAACTGCAATGCCTGCGTGCCGGCGCGCATCCCGACTGCGCAGTTTTTGCCGGACCGCAACCAGAAGCGCATCCTCAAGCGCAATGCCGACCTGACCATCACCGCCACCAAACCGCACTTCAGCGAAGAATATTTCGACCTCTACCAGCGCTACATCGAACAACGGCATGCCGACGGCGACATGTTCCCGCCCAGCCGCGATCAATTTTCGACGTTCCTGGTGCGCGACTTGCCGTTTTCACGTTTCTACGAGTTCCGCCTGGAGGGTCGCCTGCTGGCGGTGGCCGTCACCGATTTGCTGCCCAACGGCCTGTCGGCGGTGTACACCTTCTATGAACCGACCGAAGAACGTCGCAGCCTGGGACGCTTTGCGATCCTGTGGCAAATCGGCGAAGCCCTGCGCCAGGAACTCGAAGCGGTGTACCTCGGATACTGGATCAAAAACTGCAAAAAGATGAACTACAAGACCCAATATCGGCCCATTGAGCTGCTGATTAATCAAAGATGGGTAACGCTTAACTAG
- the crcB gene encoding fluoride efflux transporter CrcB: MLKTILAVSVAGIAGTLLRFATGTWVSANWPKHFYAATLAVNLVGCLIIGLLYGWFLLRPEVPIEIRAGLIVGFVGGLTTFSSFSLDTIRLLESGQALVAFGYLGISVFGGLLATWAGLSLTKL; encoded by the coding sequence GTGCTCAAGACGATTCTTGCCGTGTCCGTAGCCGGCATCGCTGGTACATTATTGCGTTTCGCCACCGGTACGTGGGTGAGCGCCAATTGGCCGAAGCATTTTTATGCGGCGACCCTGGCGGTCAACCTGGTGGGTTGCTTGATCATCGGGCTGTTGTACGGCTGGTTCCTGTTGCGCCCGGAAGTGCCGATTGAGATTCGCGCCGGCTTGATTGTCGGCTTTGTAGGCGGTCTGACGACCTTTTCATCCTTTTCACTGGACACGATACGCCTGCTGGAAAGCGGGCAAGCCCTGGTTGCCTTCGGGTACTTGGGCATCAGCGTGTTCGGCGGGCTGCTCGCCACCTGGGCTGGCCTGTCCTTGACCAAACTTTGA
- a CDS encoding DNA translocase FtsK: MKKSAATPKAAVVPAWRQHLHYRLKEGALIAIGALCLFLMMALLTYGKDDPGWSHNSKIEDVQNFGGPAGSYSADILFMVLGYFAYIFPLLLAIKTWQIFRQRHEPWQWSGWLFSWRLIGLVFLVLSGAALAHIHFHAPTGLPAGAGGALGESLGDLARKTLNIQGSTLMFIALFLFGLTVFTDLSWFKVMDVTGKITLDLLELFQGAANRWWSARVERKRMVAQLREVDTRVNEVVAPTTPDRREQAKVKERLIEREQALSKHMSDREKQVPPVIAPAPPKAPEPSHRVQKEKQAPLFVDSAVEGTLPPISILDPAEKKQLNYSPESLAAVGHLLEIKLKEFGVEVSVDSIHPGPVITRYEIQPAAGVKVSRISNLAKDLARSLAVTSVRVVEVIPGKTTVGIEIPNEDRQIVRFSEVLSTPEYDNFKSPVTLALGHDIGGKPVITDLAKMPHLLVAGTTGSGKSVGVNAMILSILFKSGPDDAKLIMIDPKMLELSIYEGIPHLLCPVVTDMKDAANALRWSVAEMERRYKLMAKMGVRNLSGFNAKVKEAQDAGTPLTDPLYKRESIHDEAPLLTKLPTIVVVVDEFADMMMIVGKKVEELIARIAQKARAAGIHLILATQRPSVDVITGLIKANIPTRMAFQVSSKIDSRTIIDQGGAEQLLGHGDMLYMPPGTSLPIRVHGAFVSDDEVHRVVEAWKLRGAPEYNDDILAGVEEAGSGFDGGSSGGDDDAETDALYDEAVAFVLESRRASISAVQRKLKIGYNRAARMIEAMENAGVVTAMNTNGSREVIAPGQMRD; this comes from the coding sequence TTGAAGAAATCCGCCGCAACACCTAAAGCAGCAGTCGTGCCCGCCTGGCGCCAGCACCTGCACTACCGACTCAAGGAAGGCGCGCTGATTGCCATTGGCGCGCTGTGCCTGTTCCTGATGATGGCCTTGCTCACCTATGGCAAGGACGATCCCGGCTGGAGCCACAACAGCAAGATCGAAGACGTGCAGAACTTCGGCGGCCCCGCCGGTTCCTACAGCGCCGACATCCTGTTTATGGTGCTGGGTTACTTCGCGTATATCTTCCCGCTGCTGCTGGCGATCAAGACCTGGCAAATCTTCCGCCAGCGTCACGAGCCATGGCAGTGGAGCGGCTGGCTGTTCTCCTGGCGTTTGATCGGCCTGGTGTTCCTGGTGCTGTCCGGCGCCGCACTGGCGCATATTCACTTCCATGCACCGACCGGCCTGCCGGCGGGCGCGGGCGGTGCGCTGGGCGAAAGCCTCGGCGACCTGGCGCGCAAGACCCTGAATATCCAGGGCAGCACCTTGATGTTTATCGCGCTGTTCCTGTTCGGCCTCACGGTGTTCACCGACCTGTCGTGGTTCAAGGTGATGGACGTGACCGGCAAGATCACCCTCGACCTGCTGGAGCTGTTCCAAGGCGCCGCCAACCGTTGGTGGTCGGCCCGCGTAGAGCGCAAGCGCATGGTGGCGCAGCTGCGTGAGGTGGATACCCGCGTCAATGAGGTCGTGGCCCCGACCACGCCGGACCGGCGCGAGCAGGCCAAGGTCAAGGAACGCCTGATCGAGCGCGAGCAAGCCCTGAGCAAACACATGTCGGACCGCGAGAAGCAGGTGCCGCCGGTGATCGCCCCGGCGCCGCCCAAGGCGCCCGAGCCGAGCCATCGTGTGCAGAAAGAGAAACAGGCGCCGTTGTTTGTCGACAGCGCCGTGGAAGGCACCTTGCCGCCGATCTCGATTCTCGACCCGGCTGAAAAGAAACAACTTAATTACTCGCCGGAATCCTTGGCTGCTGTCGGCCACCTGCTGGAAATCAAGCTCAAGGAATTCGGCGTCGAAGTCTCCGTGGATTCGATCCATCCCGGCCCTGTGATTACCCGTTACGAAATCCAGCCGGCTGCCGGCGTCAAGGTCAGCCGCATCTCCAACCTGGCGAAAGACCTGGCGCGTTCCCTGGCCGTAACCAGCGTACGGGTTGTGGAAGTGATCCCCGGCAAGACCACGGTGGGCATCGAGATTCCCAACGAAGACCGTCAGATCGTGCGCTTCTCCGAAGTGCTGTCGACGCCGGAATACGACAACTTCAAATCGCCGGTTACCTTGGCCCTGGGCCACGACATCGGCGGCAAGCCGGTGATTACCGACCTGGCAAAAATGCCGCACTTGCTGGTGGCCGGTACGACCGGTTCCGGTAAGTCGGTGGGCGTGAACGCGATGATCCTGTCGATCCTGTTCAAGTCCGGCCCGGATGACGCCAAGCTGATCATGATCGACCCGAAGATGTTGGAATTGTCGATCTACGAAGGCATTCCGCACTTGCTGTGCCCGGTGGTCACCGACATGAAGGACGCGGCCAACGCCTTGCGTTGGAGCGTCGCCGAGATGGAGCGCCGCTATAAGCTGATGGCGAAGATGGGCGTGCGTAACCTGTCGGGCTTCAACGCCAAGGTCAAGGAAGCCCAGGACGCCGGCACACCGCTGACCGACCCGCTGTACAAGCGCGAAAGCATCCATGACGAAGCACCGCTGCTGACCAAGCTGCCGACCATCGTGGTGGTGGTCGACGAATTTGCCGACATGATGATGATCGTCGGCAAGAAGGTTGAAGAACTGATCGCACGTATCGCCCAGAAGGCCCGTGCTGCCGGTATTCACTTGATCCTGGCGACCCAGCGGCCGTCGGTGGACGTGATCACCGGTCTGATCAAGGCCAACATTCCTACGCGCATGGCGTTCCAGGTTTCGAGCAAGATCGACTCGCGCACCATCATCGACCAGGGCGGCGCCGAACAGCTGCTGGGCCACGGTGACATGCTCTACATGCCGCCGGGCACCAGCCTGCCGATCCGGGTTCACGGCGCGTTCGTTTCCGATGACGAAGTACACCGCGTGGTGGAAGCCTGGAAACTGCGCGGCGCGCCGGAATACAACGACGACATCCTCGCCGGTGTCGAAGAAGCCGGCAGTGGCTTTGACGGCGGCAGCAGCGGTGGCGACGATGACGCCGAAACCGACGCGCTCTACGACGAAGCCGTGGCCTTCGTGCTGGAAAGCCGCCGCGCCTCGATCTCTGCGGTGCAGCGCAAACTGAAAATTGGCTACAACCGCGCCGCCCGCATGATCGAAGCCATGGAAAACGCCGGCGTCGTGACCGCCATGAACACCAACGGCTCGCGCGAAGTCATCGCCCCCGGGCAGATGCGCGACTGA
- the lolA gene encoding outer membrane lipoprotein chaperone LolA, with translation MRLIRMLLLPALALTALSAHADPASVKSLTNLLDQSKTLTARFSQLTLDGGGTQLQETAGEMAVQRPGLFYWKTDAPNEQTIVSDGQKVTLWDPDLEQATIKKLDPRLNQTPALLLSGDVSKISDSFDITSKQTSNVIEFTLKPKSKDTLFDSLQLSFGNGVINNMRLIDSVGQRTDILFSAVKANGVVDASKFKFVIPKGADVIQE, from the coding sequence ATGCGTCTTATCCGCATGCTGTTGTTGCCGGCCCTGGCCTTGACGGCCCTTTCGGCCCACGCTGATCCGGCCTCCGTCAAAAGCCTGACCAACCTGCTGGACCAATCCAAGACTCTGACCGCGCGCTTCTCCCAGTTGACCCTGGATGGCGGCGGCACCCAGTTGCAGGAAACCGCCGGTGAAATGGCTGTGCAGCGCCCAGGCCTGTTTTACTGGAAAACCGACGCGCCGAACGAGCAGACCATCGTCTCCGACGGCCAGAAAGTGACTTTATGGGACCCGGACCTGGAACAGGCGACCATCAAGAAGCTCGACCCGCGCTTGAACCAGACCCCGGCGCTGCTGCTGTCGGGCGATGTGTCGAAAATCAGCGACAGCTTTGATATCACCTCCAAGCAAACCAGCAACGTCATTGAGTTCACCCTCAAGCCGAAATCCAAGGACACGCTGTTCGACAGCCTGCAATTGTCGTTCGGTAACGGCGTGATCAATAACATGCGCCTGATCGACAGCGTCGGCCAGCGCACCGACATCCTGTTCTCCGCGGTCAAGGCCAACGGCGTTGTGGATGCCTCCAAGTTCAAGTTCGTCATCCCCAAGGGTGCCGACGTGATCCAGGAATAA
- the cysG gene encoding siroheme synthase CysG, whose protein sequence is MEFLPLFHNLRGSRVLVVGGGEIALRKSRLLADAGALLRVVAPQIEDQLRELVLGSGGELILRGYQEADLDGCTLIIAATDDEPLNAQVSSDAKRRCVPVNVVDAPALCSVIFPAIVDRSPLVIAVSSGGDAPVLARLIRAKLETWIPSTYGQLAGLAARFRAQVKGLYPDVQQRRAFWEEVFQGPIADRQLAGQGDEAERLLVEKVNGKPPHAPGEVYLVGAGPGDPDLLTFRALRLMQQADVVLYDRLVAPAILELCRRDAERIYVGKRRADHAVPQDQINQQLVDLAKQGKRVLRLKGGDPFIFGRGGEEIEELAAHGIPFQVVPGITAASGCAAYAGIPLTHRDYAQSVRFITGHLKNGTSDLPWRDLVGPSQTLVFYMGLIGLPIICEQLIKHGRAADTPAALIQQGTTSNQRVFTGTLADLPRMVAEHEVHAPTLVIVGEVVVLREKLKWFEGAQSQV, encoded by the coding sequence ATGGAATTTCTGCCGCTGTTTCATAACCTGCGCGGCAGTCGTGTGTTGGTCGTTGGTGGCGGGGAGATTGCCTTGCGCAAATCCCGGCTGCTGGCCGACGCCGGTGCGTTGCTGCGGGTGGTTGCTCCCCAGATCGAAGACCAGTTGCGTGAGCTGGTGCTGGGCAGTGGCGGGGAACTGATTTTGCGCGGTTATCAGGAGGCCGACCTCGACGGTTGCACCCTGATTATCGCCGCGACCGACGACGAGCCACTGAACGCGCAAGTGTCCAGTGATGCCAAGCGTCGCTGCGTACCGGTCAACGTGGTGGATGCGCCGGCCTTGTGCAGCGTGATCTTCCCGGCGATTGTCGACCGTTCGCCGTTGGTGATTGCCGTGTCCAGTGGCGGCGATGCGCCGGTGCTGGCGCGCCTGATCCGCGCCAAGCTGGAAACCTGGATACCGTCCACGTATGGCCAGTTGGCCGGGTTGGCGGCGCGTTTCCGTGCCCAGGTCAAAGGTTTGTACCCGGACGTGCAGCAGCGTCGTGCGTTCTGGGAAGAGGTGTTCCAAGGCCCGATTGCCGACCGCCAGTTGGCCGGGCAGGGCGATGAAGCCGAGCGTTTGCTGGTCGAGAAAGTCAACGGCAAGCCGCCGCATGCGCCGGGCGAGGTGTACCTGGTGGGCGCAGGCCCAGGTGATCCGGACCTGCTGACCTTCCGCGCCCTGCGCCTGATGCAGCAAGCCGATGTGGTGCTGTATGACCGCTTGGTCGCACCGGCAATTCTCGAACTGTGCCGTCGCGATGCCGAGCGTATATACGTCGGCAAGCGTCGCGCCGACCATGCGGTGCCGCAAGACCAGATCAACCAGCAATTGGTGGATTTGGCCAAGCAAGGCAAGCGTGTGCTGCGCCTCAAAGGTGGCGATCCGTTCATCTTTGGCCGCGGTGGCGAAGAGATCGAAGAGCTGGCGGCCCATGGCATCCCGTTCCAGGTGGTGCCGGGGATTACCGCGGCCAGTGGTTGCGCGGCGTATGCCGGGATTCCGCTGACCCATCGCGACTATGCGCAATCGGTACGCTTTATCACCGGGCATTTGAAGAACGGCACCTCGGACCTGCCTTGGCGTGACTTGGTCGGGCCGTCGCAGACCCTGGTGTTCTACATGGGCTTGATCGGTTTGCCGATCATCTGCGAACAGTTGATCAAGCACGGCCGAGCAGCGGATACGCCGGCGGCGCTGATCCAGCAAGGCACCACGTCCAACCAGCGGGTCTTCACCGGCACCCTGGCGGACTTGCCACGCATGGTGGCGGAGCATGAAGTGCATGCGCCGACACTGGTGATCGTCGGTGAAGTGGTGGTGTTGCGCGAGAAGCTGAAGTGGTTTGAAGGCGCGCAGTCCCAAGTCTGA
- a CDS encoding glutathione S-transferase family protein, with protein sequence MGLLIEGHWKDQWYESSADGAFQREQAQRRNWVTANGEPGPSGDGGFKAEAGRYHLYVSLACPWAHRTLIMRKLKGLESLIDVSVVSWLMLENGWTFDKAHGSTGDKLDGFDYMHQRYTADTADYTGRVTVPVLWDKQLKRIVSNESAEIIRMFNSAFNGLTGNTQDFYPEGLRPTIDALNERIYPAVNNGVYRAGFATSQQAYESAFDDVFAELDHLEQHLGEHRYLAGEYLTEADVRLFTTLIRFDAVYYSHFKCNLRRIADYPNLSNWLREMYQWPGVAETVDFAHIKGHYYASHRTINPTGIVPKGPLQGFDAGHDRERLNGKGVWS encoded by the coding sequence ATGGGTTTGCTGATCGAAGGACACTGGAAAGACCAGTGGTACGAAAGTAGCGCAGACGGCGCGTTCCAGCGCGAACAGGCGCAGCGCCGTAACTGGGTGACCGCCAACGGCGAGCCCGGCCCAAGTGGCGACGGCGGCTTCAAGGCCGAAGCCGGTCGCTACCACCTGTATGTTTCCCTCGCCTGCCCCTGGGCCCATCGCACCCTGATTATGCGCAAGCTCAAGGGCCTGGAAAGCCTGATCGACGTATCTGTGGTCAGCTGGTTGATGCTGGAAAACGGCTGGACCTTCGACAAGGCCCACGGCTCTACCGGCGACAAGCTCGATGGCTTCGACTACATGCACCAGCGCTACACCGCCGACACTGCCGACTACACCGGCCGCGTCACCGTGCCGGTGCTGTGGGACAAGCAGCTCAAGCGCATCGTGAGCAATGAGTCGGCGGAGATCATCCGCATGTTCAACAGCGCGTTTAACGGGCTGACCGGCAACACGCAGGACTTCTACCCCGAAGGGCTACGCCCGACCATCGACGCGCTGAACGAGCGCATCTATCCCGCCGTGAACAACGGCGTGTACCGCGCAGGCTTCGCCACCTCGCAACAGGCCTACGAAAGCGCGTTTGATGATGTGTTTGCCGAGCTGGATCACCTGGAGCAGCACTTGGGTGAGCACCGTTACCTGGCCGGTGAGTACCTGACCGAGGCCGATGTGCGGCTGTTCACCACGCTGATTCGTTTTGATGCGGTGTATTACAGCCACTTCAAATGCAATTTGCGGCGGATCGCCGATTACCCGAATTTGTCGAACTGGCTAAGGGAGATGTATCAGTGGCCGGGCGTGGCCGAGACGGTGGATTTTGCCCATATCAAGGGGCATTACTACGCGAGCCACCGCACGATTAATCCCACGGGAATTGTGCCGAAGGGGCCGTTGCAGGGGTTTGATGCGGGGCATGATCGTGAGCGGTTGAACGGTAAAGGTGTGTGGAGCTGA
- the aat gene encoding leucyl/phenylalanyl-tRNA--protein transferase, with protein MLTWLQRDSLTFPPLAKAMREPNGLLAAGGDLSAERLIQAYRHGCFPWFSEGQPILWWSPDPRTVIFPDELHVSRSLGKLLRQQRYTVTFDQDFAAVIQACAAPRSYADGTWITEGIQSAYLALHQRGYAHSVEVWDQGELVGGLYGLAMGQLFFGESMFSRADNASKFGFATLTRQLQAWGFVLVDCQMPNDHLHSLGARAIPRSEFADFLRNHLDQPSSGPWVS; from the coding sequence ATGCTGACCTGGTTGCAACGCGATTCCCTGACATTTCCGCCGCTGGCCAAGGCCATGCGCGAACCCAATGGCTTGCTTGCCGCCGGTGGCGACTTGTCGGCCGAACGCCTGATCCAGGCCTATCGCCACGGCTGCTTTCCGTGGTTTTCCGAAGGCCAGCCGATCCTCTGGTGGTCGCCGGACCCACGCACGGTGATATTTCCCGACGAGCTGCACGTCTCGCGCAGCCTCGGCAAATTGTTGCGCCAGCAGCGCTACACCGTGACCTTCGACCAGGACTTCGCCGCCGTCATCCAGGCGTGCGCCGCGCCACGCAGCTATGCCGATGGCACCTGGATCACCGAAGGCATCCAGAGCGCCTACCTGGCGCTGCACCAGCGCGGCTACGCGCACTCCGTGGAGGTGTGGGACCAGGGCGAGCTGGTCGGCGGCCTGTATGGCCTGGCGATGGGTCAACTGTTCTTTGGGGAGTCGATGTTCAGCCGCGCTGATAACGCCTCGAAATTCGGCTTCGCCACGCTGACCCGGCAACTGCAGGCCTGGGGTTTTGTGCTGGTCGACTGCCAGATGCCCAATGATCACTTGCACAGCCTCGGCGCCCGCGCCATACCGCGCAGTGAATTCGCGGACTTTTTGCGCAACCATTTGGATCAACCCAGCTCTGGACCGTGGGTTTCCTAG